The genomic segment CGAGGGGGCGGTGCTGCTCCACGACCCGGCGAACCAGTGGCACGATATCGGTGAAACGGATGCGTCCTTCGAGAAAGGCCTGAACTGCTACCTCGTCACTGGCACTGAGCACGGTGGGATAGGTGCTTCCCGCCCGACCGACCTCGCGGGCCAGCTCGAGTGCCGGGAAGCGTGCCGGATCCGGAGCGAAGAATTCCAGTTTGCTGATGGTAGCGAGATCCAGCGGCAGAACCAATCCTGGTGGTCGTTCCGGATAGAGAAGCGCGTATTGGATCGGCACGCGCATATCTGGGTAAGCGGCGTGGGCGAGTGTGGAGCCGTCACGAAAGCTAACGATGGCATGGAGAATGCTTTGCGGGTGGATAACGACATCGATGAGCTCGAAGGGAAGGTCGAAAAGCCAGTGCGCCTCGATTATCTCGAGCCCCTTGTTCATCAAGGTCGCGGAGTCGATTGTAATCTTCGGTCCCATCCGCCATGTCGGATGGGCTAGCGCTTCCGCGGGAGTCACAGCCTCCAACCGCTCGAGGGGTGTTGTGCGGAAGGGTCCACCGGAGGCAGTGATGATGACTCGGTCGAGTTCCTCCCGGCGGTGGGGAATATGCAAGAGCTGCCAGAGCGCACTGTGCTCGCTGTCGATCGGTCGGATCGTGGCTCCATGCTCACTGGCTGTACGCATGAGGAGTTCGCCAGCGCAAACCACACTCTCTTTGTTGGCGAGCGCGATGCATTTCCCCGCGGCGGCGGCGGCCAAGGTCGGACGCACGCCAGCTTGACCAGCCAGGGCGATGACGACGATGTCCGCCTCGGTCAGGGTCGCGGCGGCGACCAGACCTTCCGGTCCACTCATCACGGTTGGTGCGGACACAGCCCGCTGCTCGGTCGGTTCGGCGACAACGACCAGACGTGGGCGATAGCGAGCGACTTGGCTCGCCAGGAGTGCGCTCTCACGCCGAGCAGCGAGCGCCACAACCTCGAAGCGGTCTGCGTGCGCGTCGACAACCTCGAGCGTTTGCCGCCCGATCGACCCGGTCGATCCCAAGATGCTGAGCCGGAGTCGCATCAGTTCCCTCCGGTGAGGAGTGTAGCAAGAAGCAAGGTGGCAGGAATGGTCACCAAGAGTGCGTCGATACGATCGACCACGCCGCCATGTCCCGGCAGGAGGGTACCGAAATCCTTGATTCCAGCTGCGCGCTTCATGTATGACTCAGCGAGATCGCCGAGTTCGGCAAGAAGAGCGATGATGACGCCGAATGCCGCACTCGCCCACGGTGACAGTGGGAGACCGAAGAGCATTCCAGTTGCCAGACCGATAACGAGACCGGTCACGCACCCGGCGACGGCGCCCTCCCAAGTCTTGCCCGGACTGACTCGAGGCGCGAGCTTCCGTCGGCCGAATCGCCGGCCGACCAGGTACGCAGCGATATCCGTGAACCAGGTGACTGCGAGGGCCCAGGCCAGCCATGCGAGACCGAGGGCAGTCGTCGAGGAGCCGGTGAGGTCAGCGATGGTCGTGATCCACAGTGCGCTCGGCCGCCCCTCCATCGCGCGGAGTACTTGACTCGCTGCCAGAGGGATGCCGAGGTAAGTCGCCGCGAAAGCTGCCAGCGTGCCTGCCTGCATCCCGTGTCGGAATTCGGTTCCCCACGTATGCCAGGCGAACGGGAGGAAGATCGAGAGGCTCACTGCTGCCGGAAAGAGTGTCTCCGGAAGGGGCGACGCTGCCAAAAGAATTGGCACGCTCCCGGCGAGGACGATACTCGGTACCGAGAGCGGCCTCTCGACCAGGTGACCCAAACCGGCGGCTAGTTCACGTGCACCGAGGAGAAGAACCGAAAGAAGCAGCATGAGCCAAGGATATGGCCCCAGTGCGAGCGGCACGACAGTCATCAATAGGACGATCGTTGCACTTATGGTGCGCTGGCGCACGGTTCCGAGGCCTGGTTCGATCGTTGCGTATCCCAGAGGCCCCCGAAACGGCGCTCTCGCCGTTGATAGTCTCTGATCGCTGCCTCGAATTCCTCGGGGGTAAAGTCTGGCCAGAGAGTAGGGGTGAAGTAGTACTCAGCGTAGGCTGCCTGCCAGATGAGGAAGTTACTCGTCCGCAGTTCGCCGGACGTGCGGATGATCAGGTCAGGATCCGGCATGCCGGCCGTGAAGAGGTACCGCTCGACGGTCGCTTCGTCGACCGCTTCGGGTGGAATGCCATCTTCGATGATACGTCGGATAGCTCGGACGATTTCGGCGCGGCCACCGTAGTTGAAGGCGATCGTCAAGATGATCCGATCGTTGTTCTTCGTTCGCTCGATGGCGTTTTGTATCTGCTTTTGAAGCTCGGGTGAGAGACCGTCGAGACTACCGATATGACGGAGTTGGGCGCCGTGGCGGTGCAACTCGTCCGTTTCGCGCTCGATGACCTCGCTGAGGATCTGCATCAATCCCTCGACTTCTTCTCTCGGACGGCGCCAGTTCTCCGTCGAGAATGCCCATAACGTGAGATAGCGAATGCCGAGTTCAGCGGCCTTGAACGTAATCGGTCGGATGTTCTCGGTACCAGCCCGGTGCCCAGCCAAGCGAGGCAACCCTCGCCGGGTCGCCCAGCGACCGTTCCCATCCATGATGATCGCGACATGCGTGGGGACAGGACCGCATGGCGAGTCGCGAGTGTCTTGGGGATGGCGATCAGACTTCGAGGATGTCATGCTCCTTCTGCTTTCCGAGTTTGTCAGCTTCGGCTATGTACCGGTTCGTCAGATCCTGGAGCCGTTGCTCGGCGCGTCGCTCGTCGTCCTCGCTGATCTGCTTCTCTTTGAGAAGTTTCTTGATATCGGCGAGGGCATCGCGGCGGATGTTTCGGATGGCAACCTTGGCCTCCTCGACGTGCTGGTGGACCATTTTCACGAGCTGTTTGCGGCGTTCTTCAGTCAGCGGTGGCAAGAGCACACGCAAGGTCTGGCCATCGACAGAGGGATTAAGACCGAGTTCCGATTGGCGAAGCGCCTTCTCGACTGCGCTGACGGCGCTACTGTCCCAGACCTGAATGACGAGGAGACGCGATTCCGGGGCGGTAATGCTGGCGAGCTGATTGAGCGGCATCGGGGTGCCGTAGTAATTCACTGCGAGATGCTCGATGAGACTGGGGGATGCACGACCGGCACGGATGCCGGACAGTTCGTTTCTGAGAAGTTCCAAGCTCTTCTTCATGCGATGTTCAGCATCGCGGAGAATGTCGTCGATCATCGCCCGAACTCCCTTCGATGACCGACCGTTCGATTACGCGTAGGCCGACGTACCGGAACAAACGAGCGTGCCGACTTCGTGGCCAAGTGCTGCTTTCTCAATATTACCTGGCACGAGCAAGTCGAAAACGATGACTGGGAGGTCATTTTCACGACACAAGGCCAGGGCTGACTGGTCCATCACCCGGAGATTCTTCTCGAGCGCTTCTTGATGAGACACGACTCGATACTTGCGCGCGCGTGGATTGCGACGAGGATCATCGTCATAGACACCGTCGACGCGGTACTTGCCCATCAAAAGGACGTCACAATTGAGTTCGACGGCGCGCAGTGCTGCGGCAGTATCGGTGGTGAAGTAGGGATTCCCGGTTCCGCCGGCCAGAATGACGATACGCCCCTTTTCCATATGTCGGATCGCGCGCCGGCGGATGTATGGTTCGGCGACCTGGTGCATTTCGATCGCAGTCTGGACGCGCGTCGGCACCCCTTGTCGCTCGAGTGCGTCCTGGAGGGCAAGTGCATTGATGACGGTTGCGAGCATACCCATGTAGTCGGCGGTAGCTCGATCCATACCGCGTGCACTCGCGGCCAGTCCGCGCCAGATGTTCCCACCGCCGACAACGAGCGCGATCTGAATTCCCCTCGCCGCGACCCGCGCGATCTCCTCGGCGAGGCGAGCCACCACGCCCGGATCGATGCCATAACCGACGTCACCCATCATCGCCTCGCCGGAGACCTTCAAGAGCACGCGTCGGTACGGTCCGCGGGTGCTCGAGTCGTTCGCTCGCATCATGCCTCGTCGCTACCGAGCTCGAAGCGTGCGAAGCGCCGGACACGGATATTCTCTCCCAGGCGTGCGATCGCCTCCTTGATGACCTCCTCGACCGTGCGCGAAGCATCCTTGATGAAGGGCTGCTCGAGGAGAACAACCTGCTGGATGAACTTCTCGGCAGACCCAGCCTGGCGTGCCCCTTCCTCGAGTACCTCAGGTGGTACGTCCTCGACGGCCACGTAGCGCGGTGCAGTAGCAGCAACCTGCATTGCGAGGTCGTGAACGAGTTGCTTGAACTCGTCGGTACGCGCGACGAAATCGGTTTCGCAGTTCACCTCGATGAGCGCGCCGATGCGCCCGCCACCATGGATGTAGGCGTGCACCAAGCCCTGGCTCGTTGCGCGACCGGCCTTACGCGCAGCTCGCGCCAAGCCCTGCTGCCGGAGGATCTCGGCGGCACGCTCCATGTCACCGCCCGCCTCTTCGAGCGCCCGTTTCGCGTCCATAATGCCAGCACCAGTACGCTCGCGCAATTCTTTGATCATTTCGGTCGTGATCGTCACGCTGTCCCTCCTCGTCACCGCGGTCCTTCGGACACAAAGTGGCCGGCTTGTCGATGCCGGCCGATCGGAAAACCGTCATCAATACTTGTGCTTCGGCAAACGCGCCTCGAGCGAGCTCTGCTCCTCTTCTTCGAGTTCCTCGTCGAAATCTTCTTGCAATTCCACGTACTCCTCGTCGAAGAGTTCGTAGGTTGGTGCCGCACGTTCTTCGAGTTCCTCCCGGAGGCCCTCCACGCTCTCGTACTGCGTTCGACCAGCGATGATCGCGTCCGCGATCCGGCTGGTGATCAAGCGAATAGAACGGATAGCGTCGTCGTTCGCCGGGATCACGTAGTCGACGACATCCGGATCGCAGTTCGTATCGACCATCGCAATGATCGGAATCCCCAAGCGCCGAGCCTCCGCGACCGCGATTGCCTCACGGCGCGGATCGACGACATACAGTGCGTCGGGCAGACGGGTCAGTCCGCGAAGTCCGCCCAAGGTTCGCTGGAGCTTTTGCAGTTCGCGGAGCTTTCGCATCTGCTCCTTCTTCGGCAAAAGCGGGAAGTTCGCGCTGTGGACTTCCTCCTCGAGCTGCACGAGGTAGCGCAAGCGCTGGCGGATCGTCACGAAATTCGTCAGGGTACCGCCGAGCCACCGCTCGATGACGTAATACTGCCCAGAGCGTTCCGCTTCCGTGCGCATGATCTCCTGGGCCTGCTTTTTTGTCCCGACGAAAATGAAGATACCACCACGAGCTGCGATCTCGCGAGCGAAGGTTTCTGCTTCACCAAGCAAACGAGCGGTTTGGCGCAGATCGATGATATGGATTCCGTTGCGTTCCCCGAAGATGTACGGGCGCATCTTCGGGTTCCAACGCTTCGTCTGGTGCCCGAAGTGCACCCCAGCCTCGAGAAGAGCCTTGAGAGGAAGCTGTTCCGTTTCGTGTTCGGTGACCGACACGGCTCCTACTCCCTACTTATAGCGAACCGGTGTTCGACTTCCGCACCCTTCGTCCCACGTATCGACCGCGCCGAGCACTGGCACGGCACACCGAACGTGGTCCAGGCACGTGTTGATTCCGGCACCAGGGCCGGCGCCACGAGTATACCATGCCAGCTCCGTGGGCTTACCGGGCAAGTTCCAAGTAATCGGCGACCACGTACCCGTTCTGGTCGCCGTACTTCACTGGCCACCAGACATAGCTGTCAGCCGATACCGAGTCGCCGATCACCGTGAGTTCGGTGCCCTCCGGCAGCTGCGCGACGATATCGGCGTTGGTACTCGGAGCTGCCCGCAGGTTGACTCCTGCGCCGTCGGTGTTCGTGACCACGACCGTTGCACCAGGTCCGATTGTGGTGCGCGCTGTCGGTGATGCGACCGCGGTCGGCGTCGACGCTGACGGAGGAGTGACGACGACCAGTCCGGACGGTGTTCCAGCCGGTGTGGGAGTGGGCCCGGTGATCACTTGTGAGGTGGCAGTTGGGATGACCTCTGAAGCGTTGCGGCCCAAAAGTTGGTTGAGCCAAAACCAGGCCAGGCCGAGCATCAAGATGACGCCGAGTACGGGGGCAGCGATGCGAAGATAGTCCGTCCAATAGCGGTCATCTGTCTGGTACGTGAAAGATCGTTCGCTGCCGAAAGGTGTTCCTCCGGTCGGACGACTACTGTACGGTGGAATTGTTGGTTCCTCATGCTCGGGTTGGTGGCTCGTCGGAGGCTCGTCCCGGAAGAAACTCATGGTTATCCCTCGCTCTCGTCCTGCATCCGACTGGCCACTTCTCCCGACCCCCCCTGTCGTCGCCCACTCGCGCACGACCTGGAACTCGTGCGTTGCTTCCTCGGTGGGTTCGCGTGGTGGTTGCTCGGCAGGTTCCCAGTAGTTGGTCATCCCGCGGTCGCAATCGAGGTCGTCCTCACTGACGAGATGACTCTGGTGCGGTGCATACAGGAGCGGGTGACGGCACCAACCTTTTCGCCACAGCGGCGCTGGCTCGAAATACCTGCATGTTCCGCACTTGCGCTCGATCGACATCCTCGTACCGTCTTTCCACCCGGAGGCGTCCACGTCGCCTTCGTCGCCTCAGTATAACGCAGCGTTCGCCAGTCCTTTACGACTCGAGCGATTCGGTTTCCACCATACGTCCACTCGTCGAACGGGAATCCAACGGTGAACTCGCAGTGGGAAGAAGATTCGGATCGACGGTCATCGAAAGTTCGCCTTCACAGCGGCCGCCCTCCTCGATGACGAGCAGTCGTGTTGTAATCGTTCCTGCGACGAGGCCGGTCTTCAGAACGTGGAGTTTCCCGCGGCAATCGATCGTGCCGCGCAGCGTCCCGGCCACCGTGATGCCCCCCGCTTCGACCGTCGCATCGACACGCGCTCCTTCGGCGATCTGCACCGATCCCTCACAGCGGAGCGTCCCCCGCAATTCTCCCTCGATGCGAATGTCACGACTCGAGGACAAGGTGCCATCGACCGATGTGTACCGGTCGATCAACGTCAAGCTCTCAACCATGCGAGACACCGGGCCGGTCATCGGCTCGAACATAGACGACCTCCCGTCTAACGATCGCTGGCATCGGCTGCGCCCATCTTCAGCTTGCCGGACAGTCGTGCTCCCTCATGGACCACGAGAGTCGGCGCCTGGACTTCCCCGATCACCTGCCCACTCGCGTGAATCTCGAGTCGTCCGCGTGCCTCGATTCGGCCCTGAACCGTGCCGTGCACGACGACGTTCTGTGCGGAGATTTCTGCGTCGACCGAGGCACCTTCGGCGATGGTCACATCGTGGCTGGCGCGGATCGCTCCTTTGACCTGACCGTGGATGATAAGGGAACCTTCGGTCTGGAGTGTCCCCTCCCATCGTGCATTGGCTGCGACGACGCTGAGCGCTCGGTCCATGGCTGCAAGCGATGAGCCACGGGGCACGGCCTCCGTTTGCGGATACGCCGGTGGACGCTGGTAAGTAGGCAGCACGGGTTCCTGTGCCGCTGGTGCCGGTAACTCCTCGTCGGGGGCGATCTCCTCATCTTCGAGGGACGCCTGCTCGAGGTGCTGCCGAAACTGTGAGAGCGGTCGCTCGATGGGATCGCGTGACTCGCGTCGGAACATCATCGTACTCCTTTCGTTCCCCGGTTCGGACAGTGCGGTGGCCGGTTCGGCGTTCAGTGTACACTCACAGTCGACGGGAACGGTTCGTGCTGGCCTTCCCCATGACGTGGGCAGTATAGCAGGGGTGTACGGACACTGTCAGCACCGATCAATGCCGGGAGGTCAGACCGATGCCGAGGAGCGGCATCGCGGAGTACACTGACGCCATGGAAGAGCGCAGTAACCTCCGTCGCATCGCATGGTGGTTCGGTGGAATCGTCGTCGGATTCAAGGTGTGGACGGTCCTGCTGGTCATCGTGTTTTCAGTCGATTGGCCGACGGCCTGGTATCTGATCTTCAGTCATCTTGCTTGGTTTCTCGGATTGCTGGTGCTGGGTTCGGGGCCTTTCCTCTTCTGGTATCGCCTGTTCCGGGTACGGCGCCGTCGTGAACAGTTGCTGCGAGCGGAATGGGAAATTTCCGAACCGACCGAGTACCGTCGAAGTCGTTCCTGAGGACAACGGTGCGCCCGGCAGGACTCGAACCTGCAACCTTTTGCTCCGGAGGCAAACGCTCTATCCATTGAGCTACGGGCGCTCGTTCCAGGATCCTACTATAGCACGTGAGGCCCCGTAGGGACAAGGGGAGTGGGGACTCGCCAGCAGGAGCGGTGTGGTCAGAACGGCCGTTCGGGGCGACCGCGTGTCTGCGCAGGGAGATACGATGCTACCAGCGGTGCTGGGGTGGTGCGCGTCTGCCCTCGGTTACACCGTCTCGCGCTCAGGAGTCGTATCCGAGATGTACTTGACACGGGGCCCGCAGCGTGGTACGCTGGCGTTTTGCGAAGAGGTGGCACGCGCGCATGCGGCGGCGTGACGCACAGCGAAGCGATCGATGGGGCCAGCCGAGCGGCTTGCGGCTGCTCGGGTTCTGGTTTTTCGCGCGACTGCAGCGCGTTCTCGGGCGGTTCGTTGCCGCCCGTGTCTCGTGATCTCGCTGCGTGTACCCCATCATCCCGGTAGGACATCGGCAATCCGTGGCAGCGAAGGGGAGTGAAATGGCCGTGACGACAGGGACGACCACGACGGTATCGTCCGGAATCCGTCAGGTGCGGTCGAATCTCGGTATCGGCCGGATTTCTTTCTCGCGTATTCCAACCGTGCTGGAGATGCCCAATCTCATCGAACTCCAGCTCAAGTCGTTCGAATGGTTCAAGAATGAAGGAATGCGGGAACTCCTGGAAGAGATCTCACCGATCATCGACTACAACGGGAAGCTCGAATTGCACTTCCTGCGGCACTGGTTCGAGAAGCCCCGCTACTCTCCCGACATTTGTCGGGAGCGGGACATGACGTATGCAGCCCCGCTGTACTTCCGTGTCCGGCTCGTTATCCGGGATACGGGCGAGGTCAAGGAAAGTGATATCTATATCGATGATTTCCCGATGATGACCGAGACGGGCACGTTCGTCATCAATGGTGCCGAGCGTGTGGTCGTCTCGCAACTGGTTCGCTCGCCAGGAGCGTACTTCGAGCTCGAGACCGATCCTGCCACAGGCCGGCAGCTTTGTATGGCCAAGCTCATCCCCTCGCGCGGGGCGTGGCTGGAGTTCGAGACCTCGAACCGTGACGTCCTCTCGGTGAAGATCGACCGGAAGCGGAAGCTGCCGGTTACAGTCCTGCTCCGGGCAGTGGGCTATGGCACGGACGAGCAGCTCTATGACTTGTTCGCCGATGTCGACACCGATCCGGATCACCGGTACATCGCGGCGACGATCGAACGCGACCGAACGAAAAGCCGCGAAGAAGCGCAGATGGAGATCTACAAGACGTTGCGTCCGGGCGATCCGCCATCCCGCGAAAATGCAGCGGCCCTGATCGAGCGTCTCTTCTTCAATGCGCGCACGTATGACCTTGGAAAGGTCGGTCGCTACAAGCTGAATAAGCGACTCGGCCTTTCCGTGGCGCCGGATGTCCGCATTCTCACGCCGGAAGACTTCGCTGCGGTCGTCCGCACGATGATTCTCGTCAATCGTGGCCTCGACCGACCGGATGATATCGACCACCTGGGCAACCGGCGCGTGCGGACGGTCGGTGAGCTGATCCAGATGCACTTGCGCACCGGACTGCAACGGCTCGAGCGCGGCATCCGCGAGCGGATGACGATCGTCGATATCGAAACGGTCACCCCCGCGAGTCTGATCAGCAGTACGCGACCGCTGCGCGCTGCGATCAAGGAGTTCTTTGCCGGGAGCCAGCTGTCGCAGTTCATGGATCAGACGAATCCGCTTGCGGAACTGACGCACAAGCGCCGCGTGTCGGCGCTCGGTCCGGGCGGCCTGAACCGCGAGCGGGCTGGTTTCGAGGTGCGGGACGTCCATGACTCGCACTACGGTCGGATCTGCCCGATCGAGACACCGGAAGGACCGAACATCGGACTGATTACGTCGCTCGCCACCTACGCGAAAGTCAACGAGTACGGTTTCATCACGACCCCGTACCGGCGGGTGTACCGAACGCTCGAACTCCCGACGCAAGCTGATCTCGTGGTCGGGCAAGTGATCCGGACTGATGTCGTCGATCCAGCAACTGGCGAGGTCTTGGCTCTGCGGGGGACGGCGGTCGACCCGGCATTGCGCGACCGTTTGCTCGCAGCCGGCGTGACGCGCGTGGACGTCGTGCCGTTCGTCAGCGACGAGGTGGAGTACCTCACTGCCGATCAGGAAGAGCACTACACGATCGCTCAGGCGAATACCCCGCTGGACGAAGGGATGCGCTTCGTCGCGACGCGTGTCGAAGCACGGCGAGCGGGGAAGTTTGTCATCGAGGTGCCGGAGAAGATCGACTACATGGACGTCTCGCCGAAGCAGGTGGTTTCGGTGTCGGCAGCCCTTATCCCGTTCCTCGAGCACGACGATGCCAACCGGGCACTGATGGGCGCCAACATGCAACGGCAAGCCGTACCGCTGTTGCGTCCTCGCGCGCCGATCGTCGGAACCGGTGTGGAATACCAGGCGGCACGCGATTCGGGTCAGGTCGTTGTAGCGCAGAAGGGTGGCATCGTCAAGTCCGTCACAGCCCGCCGCATCGTCGTGCTGGAAGACGACGGGAACGAGCGCGTCTACGAGCTCCGGAAGTTCGTGCGCTCCAACCAGGATACGTGCATCAACCAGCGCCCGATTGTTCAGAAGGGACAGCGTGTCGAGGCGGGCGACGTGATCGCCGACGGCTCGAGCACCGAGAACGGTGAACTCGCGCTGGGCCAGAACGTACTGGTGGCGTTCATGTCCTGGGAGGGCGGCAATTTCGAGGACGCGATCCTCATCAGCGAGCGCCTCGTGCGCGACGACGTGTACACGTCGATCCATATCGAGAAGTACGAGTGCGAGGCGCGCGACACCAAGCTCGGGCCGGAAGAGATCACTCGCGACATTCCGAACGTCGGCGAGGATAGCTTGCGCAATCTGGACGCCGACGGCATCATCCGCATCGGCGCTGAAGTCCGTCCGAATGACATCCTGGTTGGGAAGGTCACGCCGCGTGGCGAAACCGAACTCTCGGCTGAGGAGCGTTTGCTGCGCGCGATTTTCGGTGAGCGAGCGCGCGACGTGAAGGATACGAGTCTGCGCGTTCCGCACGGAGTGCATGGCATCGTCATCGACGTTAAGCGGTTCCGCCGCGACGACGAGAACGGTGTGGAGCTTCCGGCGGGCGTCAACGAGATGGTGCGCGTGCTGATCGCGCAGAAGCGGAAGATTTCCGAGGGTGACAAGATGGCGGGTCGGCACGGAAATAAGGGAGTCGTCTCCCGTATCGTGCCGATCGAGGACATGCCGTACCTGCCGGACGGCACGCCGGTGGACATCATTCTGAACCCGATCGGCGTTCCGTCGCGGATGAATCTGGGGCAGATCCTGGAGACACACCTCGGCTGGGCAGCGCACACGCTCGGGATCAAGGTGGCGAGCCCGGTGTTCGACGGGGCGAAGGAAGAGGACATCCGCGAACTGCTCCGCAAAGCTGGTCTACCGGAGGACGGAAAGGTCGAACTGTACGATGGTCGGACGGGCGAAAAGTTCGATCGACCAGTGACGGTCGGCATCATCTACATGATGAAACTGGTGCACCTGGTCGAGGACAAGATCCATGCTCGCTCGACCGGCCCGTACTCGCTCGTGACGCAGCAACCACTCGGCGGGAAGGCGCAGTTCGGTGGTCAGCGCTTCGGCGAGATGGAGGTGTGGGCATTGGAGGCATATGGCGCTGCCCATACGCTGCAGGAGATGCTCACTGTCAAGTCGGATGACGTCGTCGGACGCGTCAAGACGTACGAGGCGATCGTCAAAGGCGAGCCGATCGTCGAGGCAGGCGTTCCGGAGTCGTTCAAGGTGCTCGTCAAGGAACTCCGGAGTCTCGGCCTTTCGGTCGAGGTACTCAACGAGGACGAGGAACCGATCGAGTTCGGCGAGGACCACGGTCGAGAGCGCGAGATTCTCTCGCACCTCGATCGTATCAATCTGAGCGGCTTCGAACGCACGGAAGAGTGACGAGCAGGAGTGAGAACGCATGAGCACCGTCGCACGACAGCGGGACACGCGGAAAACCGTCGACGTCAACCACTTCGAGGCGATCCGGATCGGCCTGGCCTCACCGGAGGCGATCCGAAGCTGGTCGTACGGTGAGGTAACCAAGCCAGAAACGATCAATTACCGGACGCTCAAGCCAGAGCACGGCGGCCTGTTCTGTGAGCGGATCTTCGGCCCGACTAAGGATTTCGAGTGCTACTGCGGCAAGTACAAGCGGCAGCGCTACGCCGGAACGATCTGCGACAAATGCGGCGTCGAGGTCACGCGTTCGAAAGTCCGCCGCGAGCGGATGGGGCATATCGAGCTGGCGGCGCCGGTTGCCCATATCTGGTACGTGAAGGGAACGCCGAGCCGACTCGGCCTCTTACTCGATATCACGCCACGGAATCTGGAACGCGTGCTCTACTTCGCCTCCTATCTGGTCACACGTGTGGACGAGGCGAAGCGCCAGGAGCTCATCGAGCACATCCGGCAGGAACTCGAAGCGGAGCTCGAGGAACTCGATCGCCAGCTCGAGGCGAAGCGTCGCGAGTTAGAAGAGGCGCAGTCGGCCGAGCTGACGGTGCTCCGTGAGCGACGCGTCGGGCTCGAGCGCCAGGCGCGCGAGCGTGCCATGGCCGAAGTCGAGCGGGTTCGCCGGCAGGCGGCCGAGGTCCGCGAGCGCTTGCAGCAGTTGCTGGGGGCAGTAGCGGAGAACGATATCGAGTTCGCGGGACGCCTGATTGTCGCACAGGGTGAACGAATTGCGGAGCGCCATCTCCTCCTGCTGGATGAAGTGGAGCAGGAGGCGGTCAGCGAGGCCGAACGCCTCGGTCGCAGCACGGTGAGCGGAGAACAGGCGCTCGTGGAGGCTGAGCAGGAGTTGCTCGCCGCGCGCCTTACCGACCAGCTTGCGTCTTTCCAATCAGAGATCGAGCGCCAAAAGCAGGATCTCCGTGCGGAAGCCGACGAACTGATTCGCCAGGTTCAGGAGATCCGCGAGCTTCAGGTCCTCACCGAACAGCAGTACCGCGATCTCCTGGAGATCGCGCCCGGTGTGTTCGAAGCGAA from the Thermomicrobium sp. 4228-Ro genome contains:
- a CDS encoding DNA-directed RNA polymerase subunit beta, producing MAVTTGTTTTVSSGIRQVRSNLGIGRISFSRIPTVLEMPNLIELQLKSFEWFKNEGMRELLEEISPIIDYNGKLELHFLRHWFEKPRYSPDICRERDMTYAAPLYFRVRLVIRDTGEVKESDIYIDDFPMMTETGTFVINGAERVVVSQLVRSPGAYFELETDPATGRQLCMAKLIPSRGAWLEFETSNRDVLSVKIDRKRKLPVTVLLRAVGYGTDEQLYDLFADVDTDPDHRYIAATIERDRTKSREEAQMEIYKTLRPGDPPSRENAAALIERLFFNARTYDLGKVGRYKLNKRLGLSVAPDVRILTPEDFAAVVRTMILVNRGLDRPDDIDHLGNRRVRTVGELIQMHLRTGLQRLERGIRERMTIVDIETVTPASLISSTRPLRAAIKEFFAGSQLSQFMDQTNPLAELTHKRRVSALGPGGLNRERAGFEVRDVHDSHYGRICPIETPEGPNIGLITSLATYAKVNEYGFITTPYRRVYRTLELPTQADLVVGQVIRTDVVDPATGEVLALRGTAVDPALRDRLLAAGVTRVDVVPFVSDEVEYLTADQEEHYTIAQANTPLDEGMRFVATRVEARRAGKFVIEVPEKIDYMDVSPKQVVSVSAALIPFLEHDDANRALMGANMQRQAVPLLRPRAPIVGTGVEYQAARDSGQVVVAQKGGIVKSVTARRIVVLEDDGNERVYELRKFVRSNQDTCINQRPIVQKGQRVEAGDVIADGSSTENGELALGQNVLVAFMSWEGGNFEDAILISERLVRDDVYTSIHIEKYECEARDTKLGPEEITRDIPNVGEDSLRNLDADGIIRIGAEVRPNDILVGKVTPRGETELSAEERLLRAIFGERARDVKDTSLRVPHGVHGIVIDVKRFRRDDENGVELPAGVNEMVRVLIAQKRKISEGDKMAGRHGNKGVVSRIVPIEDMPYLPDGTPVDIILNPIGVPSRMNLGQILETHLGWAAHTLGIKVASPVFDGAKEEDIRELLRKAGLPEDGKVELYDGRTGEKFDRPVTVGIIYMMKLVHLVEDKIHARSTGPYSLVTQQPLGGKAQFGGQRFGEMEVWALEAYGAAHTLQEMLTVKSDDVVGRVKTYEAIVKGEPIVEAGVPESFKVLVKELRSLGLSVEVLNEDEEPIEFGEDHGREREILSHLDRINLSGFERTEE
- a CDS encoding bactofilin family protein — encoded protein: MMFRRESRDPIERPLSQFRQHLEQASLEDEEIAPDEELPAPAAQEPVLPTYQRPPAYPQTEAVPRGSSLAAMDRALSVVAANARWEGTLQTEGSLIIHGQVKGAIRASHDVTIAEGASVDAEISAQNVVVHGTVQGRIEARGRLEIHASGQVIGEVQAPTLVVHEGARLSGKLKMGAADASDR